The Sphingomonas sp. So64.6b genome includes a region encoding these proteins:
- a CDS encoding DUF2332 domain-containing protein: MADEQNNRGAFVIQEHFCTVMGAPITARICAALAESLDRDTKTGARVLDWPGEPTTDALPLRLVGGLHSLDLAGVAPALSRVFAGEIVDPDTVQRILRESFATHDAVVYPWLDGPPQTNEAGRSAALMTGLIEVARRHGAKLDLLEIGSSAGLNLLIDRFRFDLGGTMIGPADSSVTIRPEWRGAPPSLVPVEIVSVRGVEIQPVDVTDPKAADRLRAYIWADNPERTERLSRAIAMIAKRPVDMVQGDAADWVEARLAEPQTVGVTRVLMHSVVWQYLGAERQARIEAAMQAAGAAATAERPLAWVRMEPNRNTAQQQVWVQSWPGFAKGVLLANVQAHGAWVEPFSNPPRRGGDREPKARGGGDRGEAHRPDGIDQACEETTPRDELAGGVAMAGAAQTAGRCEVPAATSGGAIFAGFLLRRGEAGDRS; this comes from the coding sequence ATGGCGGACGAGCAGAATAATCGCGGCGCATTCGTGATTCAGGAGCATTTCTGCACCGTCATGGGCGCGCCGATCACCGCGCGGATCTGCGCCGCGCTTGCGGAGAGCCTCGACCGGGACACGAAAACCGGCGCGCGAGTGCTCGACTGGCCGGGTGAGCCGACCACCGACGCCTTGCCGCTGAGGCTGGTCGGCGGCCTGCATTCGCTTGACCTGGCTGGTGTCGCACCGGCGCTTTCGCGCGTGTTCGCAGGAGAGATCGTCGATCCCGACACCGTGCAGCGCATCTTGCGCGAGAGCTTCGCCACGCATGACGCGGTGGTTTATCCGTGGCTCGATGGCCCGCCACAGACCAACGAAGCGGGCCGATCGGCCGCCTTGATGACGGGCCTGATCGAAGTGGCGCGGCGCCATGGAGCAAAGCTCGATCTGCTCGAGATCGGGTCGAGCGCAGGTCTCAACCTGCTGATCGACCGCTTTCGCTTCGATCTTGGCGGGACGATGATCGGGCCGGCCGATTCGTCGGTGACGATCCGTCCAGAATGGCGCGGCGCCCCGCCGTCGCTGGTGCCGGTCGAGATCGTGTCGGTGCGCGGCGTCGAGATCCAGCCGGTCGATGTGACCGACCCGAAAGCGGCGGACCGGCTGCGCGCCTATATCTGGGCCGACAATCCCGAGCGCACCGAGCGCCTGTCGCGCGCGATCGCGATGATCGCGAAGCGGCCGGTCGACATGGTGCAGGGCGATGCTGCCGACTGGGTCGAGGCCCGGCTGGCCGAGCCGCAGACAGTAGGTGTCACGCGCGTGCTGATGCATTCGGTGGTGTGGCAATATCTCGGTGCCGAGCGCCAGGCGCGGATCGAGGCAGCGATGCAGGCGGCGGGTGCCGCCGCGACGGCGGAACGGCCGCTCGCGTGGGTGCGAATGGAGCCCAACCGCAATACCGCGCAGCAACAGGTCTGGGTACAGAGTTGGCCGGGCTTTGCGAAAGGCGTGCTGCTGGCCAATGTGCAAGCGCATGGGGCCTGGGTGGAGCCTTTCTCAAATCCTCCCCGGAGGGGAGGGGACCGCGAGCCGAAGGCGAGGGGTGGAGGGGATCGCGGTGAAGCTCACCGGCCCGACGGAATCGATCAAGCGTGCGAAGAAACTACGCCGCGAGATGAGCTTGCCGGAGGTGTTGCTATGGCAGGTGCTGCGCAAACAGCCGGACGGTGCGAAGTTCCGGCGGCAACATCCGGCGGGGCCATATTCGCTGGATTTCTATTGCGACGCGGCGAAGCTGGCGATCGAAGTTGA
- a CDS encoding endonuclease domain-containing protein — translation MLRKQPDGAKFRRQHPAGPYSLDFYCDAAKLAIEVDGETHNRGDRPERDEVRDAWLTMRGVRTLRINAVDILRDLDAVVRYIIATVNARGGPLHHPSDGPPPPAGEEF, via the coding sequence GTGCTGCGCAAACAGCCGGACGGTGCGAAGTTCCGGCGGCAACATCCGGCGGGGCCATATTCGCTGGATTTCTATTGCGACGCGGCGAAGCTGGCGATCGAAGTTGATGGTGAGACGCATAATCGCGGCGATCGGCCCGAGCGGGATGAAGTGCGCGACGCCTGGCTGACGATGCGCGGCGTCCGAACGCTGCGGATCAATGCTGTGGATATACTCCGTGATCTTGATGCTGTCGTTCGGTACATCATCGCTACCGTCAACGCGCGCGGCGGCCCCCTCCACCATCCTTCGGATGGTCCCCCTCCCCCTGCGGGGGAGGAATTTTAG
- a CDS encoding alpha/beta hydrolase, with protein sequence MNAFDLQQINLPTGVTLDVAVAGDPANPAIILLHGFPESHRTWRHQIPELAKTHFVLAPDQRGFARSSKPAEVSDYTPDKMVGDLVALADHFAIGTFTLVGHDWGGAIAWMAALTRPDRVERLIIINAPHPFVFQKTMFDDLGQREASQYIRAFRNPEFEKYIDGIGLSAFFDGSFLRHTDFANVADEKPIYLDQWDQPGAMTAMLNWYRASAIVVPEMHETPERPAFLDAPFPPVKQPTLVIWGLKDAALLPSQLEGLDTLVPDMTLVKVDAGHFVPWEAPEAVTRAILGWLS encoded by the coding sequence ATGAATGCCTTCGACCTGCAACAAATAAACCTCCCCACCGGCGTCACGCTCGACGTCGCGGTCGCCGGCGATCCCGCCAATCCGGCGATCATCCTGCTTCACGGTTTCCCCGAATCGCACCGCACCTGGCGCCACCAGATTCCCGAACTGGCGAAAACGCATTTCGTGCTCGCGCCCGATCAGCGCGGTTTCGCCCGCTCGTCCAAGCCGGCCGAGGTGAGCGATTATACCCCGGACAAGATGGTCGGCGACCTGGTCGCGCTGGCCGATCATTTCGCGATCGGGACATTCACTTTGGTCGGTCATGACTGGGGCGGCGCGATCGCGTGGATGGCGGCGCTAACCCGGCCCGACCGGGTCGAGCGGCTGATCATCATCAACGCGCCGCACCCGTTCGTCTTCCAGAAGACGATGTTCGACGATCTCGGCCAGCGCGAGGCGAGCCAGTATATCCGCGCCTTCCGCAATCCCGAGTTCGAGAAATATATCGACGGCATCGGGCTCAGCGCCTTTTTCGACGGTAGTTTCCTGCGCCACACCGACTTCGCCAATGTCGCCGACGAAAAGCCGATCTATCTCGACCAATGGGATCAGCCCGGCGCGATGACCGCGATGCTCAACTGGTACCGCGCCAGCGCGATCGTCGTGCCCGAAATGCACGAAACGCCCGAACGTCCGGCATTCCTCGACGCGCCCTTCCCGCCGGTAAAGCAGCCCACATTGGTGATCTGGGGCCTGAAGGACGCGGCATTGCTGCCGAGCCAGCTTGAGGGACTCGACACACTGGTGCCCGACATGACGCTGGTGAAGGTCGATGCGGGGCATTTCGTGCCGTGGGAAGCGCCCGAGGCAGTGACCCGCGCGATCCTCGGCTGGCTAAGCTAA
- a CDS encoding pirin family protein, with amino-acid sequence MTNDDLILQTITPVTHDLGGFKVHRTLPSKPRTMVGPFLFFDQMGPAHLSVGEGIDVRPHPHINLATVTYLFGGSIDHRDSIGTFATIEPGAVNLMTAGHGIVHSERSPSAKRAIGPELSGIQTWIALPEKNEEMDPAFEHVEKAALPVVETKNARARVVMGSLWGASAPTTTYAETIYADIVLDAGGSVPIDAGADERALYVALGEASLDGMTLEPMTLYVLKPGIAATLRSASGGRVMLCGGEAFATPRHIWWNFVSSDRERINEAKRAWKAGEFPKVPGDDKEWIPIPEIPLTVSYP; translated from the coding sequence ATGACCAATGACGATCTGATCCTGCAGACCATCACCCCGGTCACGCACGACCTTGGCGGGTTCAAGGTCCATCGCACCCTTCCCTCCAAACCACGCACGATGGTCGGCCCATTCCTGTTCTTCGATCAGATGGGCCCGGCGCATCTGAGTGTCGGAGAGGGCATCGATGTGCGGCCGCACCCGCATATCAACCTCGCCACGGTGACCTATCTGTTCGGCGGCAGCATCGACCATCGCGATTCGATCGGCACCTTCGCGACGATCGAACCGGGCGCGGTCAATCTGATGACCGCCGGGCATGGCATCGTCCATTCCGAACGCTCGCCCAGCGCGAAACGTGCGATCGGCCCGGAATTGTCGGGCATCCAGACCTGGATCGCTCTCCCCGAAAAAAATGAGGAGATGGACCCGGCGTTCGAACATGTCGAAAAAGCCGCTTTGCCGGTGGTCGAAACCAAAAATGCCCGGGCGCGGGTCGTGATGGGCAGCCTGTGGGGCGCATCGGCACCGACCACCACTTATGCCGAGACGATCTACGCCGACATCGTGCTCGACGCCGGGGGCAGCGTGCCGATCGACGCGGGGGCCGATGAACGCGCCCTTTATGTCGCACTCGGCGAGGCGAGCCTCGACGGCATGACACTCGAGCCGATGACGCTTTACGTGCTCAAACCCGGCATTGCCGCGACCTTGCGTTCGGCCAGCGGCGGCCGCGTCATGCTGTGCGGCGGCGAGGCCTTTGCGACGCCGCGCCATATCTGGTGGAACTTCGTCTCCTCGGACCGCGAGCGGATCAACGAGGCCAAGCGCGCCTGGAAGGCCGGCGAATTCCCCAAAGTGCCCGGCGACGACAAGGAATGGATCCCGATTCCGGAGATTCCGCTGACGGTGAGTTATCCGTAG
- a CDS encoding NUDIX domain-containing protein, whose amino-acid sequence MSALAERPAARILLTDDQNRVLLFRFDAGDRPPFWATPGGAIDPGESFAGAARRELREETGLDLDCGEEVHRRTVTFTTLEDVPVIAEERYFRVHAGACTIDTGGHTELERRVMQQHRWFARGELATWPETIFPEDLTTILEQSDDQ is encoded by the coding sequence ATGAGCGCACTCGCCGAACGGCCCGCCGCGCGTATCCTGTTGACCGACGACCAGAACCGCGTGCTCCTGTTCCGCTTCGACGCGGGCGACCGGCCGCCTTTCTGGGCGACACCGGGCGGCGCGATCGATCCGGGCGAAAGCTTCGCCGGTGCCGCGCGTCGCGAGTTACGCGAGGAAACCGGGCTCGATCTCGACTGTGGCGAAGAAGTGCATCGCCGCACGGTTACCTTCACGACGCTGGAGGATGTGCCGGTGATCGCGGAGGAACGCTATTTTCGCGTGCATGCCGGCGCCTGTACGATCGACACCGGCGGCCATACCGAACTCGAACGCCGTGTGATGCAGCAGCATCGCTGGTTCGCGCGCGGCGAACTGGCGACCTGGCCCGAGACGATCTTCCCCGAAGATCTGACCACAATCCTGGAGCAAAGCGATGACCAATGA